The Flavobacterium marginilacus genome window below encodes:
- a CDS encoding DEAD/DEAH box helicase, with protein MSKQFSDLGISAGILKAITEMGIETPTEIQQKTIPLLLSNTTDIVGLAKTGTGKTAAFGLPLLQLVDTQSPTVQAVILVPTRELGQQIFNNLESFAKYLPEVSIAAVCGGIPIKPQIERLKEPTHIVVATPGRLIDLLQRSAISLKETKFLVLDEADEMVSILKEGLDEIITELPKTYRTFLFSATMPGTIKQLIQNYLNKNVVQVNASMETVGNQGIDHNYIVVEPIEKLDVLMHFLNSKEGERGIIFCKTKAAVNKLAKNLAINRFSSGALHGSLSQGIRDRIMEQFREGHINILVATDLAARGIDVAAISYVVNYHLPDVYEVYVHRSGRTARAGAKGLSLTVLQPEEETEIADFERELGIQFSKYKKPSVASIEENNTLLWAKQIFKTKPNHDVDAELKTKIKTIFHHLTKDELIEKLLANYLLQNKTEVTEKPVKKFKN; from the coding sequence ATGTCAAAACAATTCTCAGATTTAGGAATTTCAGCAGGAATTCTAAAAGCAATTACCGAAATGGGAATTGAAACCCCAACCGAAATCCAGCAAAAAACAATTCCGTTATTATTATCAAATACTACTGATATTGTTGGGCTTGCGAAAACAGGAACAGGAAAAACGGCAGCTTTTGGATTGCCTTTATTACAATTGGTCGATACACAATCACCAACAGTTCAGGCTGTAATTTTAGTTCCTACAAGAGAATTAGGGCAGCAGATTTTTAATAATCTGGAAAGTTTTGCAAAATACCTTCCCGAAGTTTCAATCGCAGCAGTTTGCGGTGGAATTCCGATCAAGCCACAAATAGAAAGATTAAAAGAACCAACACATATAGTTGTTGCAACACCTGGCCGTTTGATTGATTTGCTGCAGCGTTCAGCCATTAGCCTAAAGGAAACGAAATTCTTGGTTCTTGATGAAGCCGACGAAATGGTTTCTATTTTGAAAGAAGGTTTAGACGAAATCATTACTGAATTACCAAAAACATATAGAACCTTTTTGTTCTCGGCAACAATGCCAGGAACCATCAAGCAGTTAATCCAGAATTACTTAAATAAAAATGTAGTTCAGGTAAACGCCAGCATGGAAACTGTAGGCAATCAAGGGATTGACCACAATTATATTGTGGTTGAACCGATTGAAAAACTGGATGTTTTAATGCATTTTCTGAATTCGAAAGAAGGGGAGAGAGGTATTATTTTTTGCAAAACCAAAGCAGCTGTCAATAAACTGGCAAAAAACTTAGCGATAAATAGATTTTCATCAGGAGCATTACATGGAAGTCTGTCGCAGGGAATCCGTGACCGAATCATGGAGCAGTTTCGCGAAGGTCACATCAATATTCTGGTAGCAACCGATTTGGCTGCGCGGGGAATTGACGTGGCAGCAATCTCTTATGTTGTTAATTATCATTTGCCAGACGTTTATGAAGTGTATGTTCACCGCAGCGGAAGAACGGCTAGGGCAGGGGCTAAAGGGCTTTCTTTGACCGTTTTACAGCCCGAAGAAGAAACTGAAATTGCTGATTTCGAAAGAGAATTGGGAATCCAGTTTTCTAAATACAAAAAACCATCTGTCGCTAGTATTGAAGAAAATAATACACTTTTATGGGCGAAACAAATCTTCAAAACCAAACCCAACCACGACGTGGATGCCGAATTAAAAACAAAAATAAAAACTATTTTTCATCACCTCACCAAAGACGAACTCATAGAAAAATTACTAGCCAATTATCTGCTGCAGAACAAAACTGAAGTTACGGAAAAGCCTGTTAAAAAATTCAAAAACTAA
- a CDS encoding NAD(P)/FAD-dependent oxidoreductase — MQIVIIGGGFAGINLAKELTNQKGIEVTLVDKNNYNFFPPLIYQVATAFLEPSSISYPFRKFFAGKKNLQFRLGELEKVIPAENKIILNNGELNYDYLVFATGAETSYFGMENVKKNAIPMKTLNDAIEMRNTLLKNLEKAAICKDIHKRRKLLTIVVAGGGPTGVEVSGMFAEMRKNILLKEYPELQTSASNIYLVDGGDALLSPMSEESQKDTLDAVTKLGVVVKLNTRVVDYKDDTVFFADGNTIQTKNLIWAAGVSAKEFEGIPAESYGRGKRMATDTFNKVNGTENIYAIGDTCIQLSDTDFPGGHPQVAQVAIQQGVNLAENFKLMLQNKALKPFKYNDKGSMAIIGKNKAVVDLPKPKMHFKGFFAWMIWLFVHLMSLITYRNRINTFYHWMIAYFSKDQSLRMIIRPEKRVKEEV, encoded by the coding sequence ATGCAAATAGTAATCATAGGCGGAGGTTTCGCCGGCATTAATTTAGCCAAAGAACTTACCAATCAAAAAGGAATCGAGGTAACTCTTGTAGACAAAAACAATTATAATTTCTTTCCGCCGCTCATTTATCAAGTAGCAACAGCCTTTCTAGAGCCTTCAAGCATCAGTTATCCTTTCCGAAAATTCTTTGCAGGCAAAAAAAATCTGCAGTTTCGTTTGGGCGAATTGGAAAAAGTAATTCCAGCAGAGAACAAAATCATCCTCAATAACGGCGAATTAAATTACGATTACCTGGTTTTTGCAACGGGAGCCGAAACGAGTTATTTTGGAATGGAAAATGTCAAAAAAAATGCCATTCCGATGAAAACACTCAATGATGCTATCGAAATGCGCAATACATTACTGAAAAATCTGGAAAAAGCAGCCATTTGCAAGGACATTCATAAGCGAAGAAAACTTTTGACGATAGTTGTTGCTGGTGGAGGTCCTACTGGAGTGGAAGTATCGGGAATGTTTGCCGAAATGCGAAAAAACATATTGCTAAAAGAATATCCTGAACTGCAAACATCTGCCAGTAATATTTATTTGGTCGATGGAGGAGATGCCTTACTGTCGCCAATGAGCGAAGAATCCCAAAAAGACACCTTGGATGCAGTGACCAAACTCGGAGTGGTCGTAAAATTAAATACCCGAGTAGTTGATTATAAAGATGATACGGTTTTCTTTGCTGATGGAAACACCATTCAGACCAAAAATTTAATCTGGGCAGCAGGAGTTTCAGCCAAAGAATTTGAAGGAATTCCGGCAGAAAGTTACGGACGCGGCAAGCGCATGGCAACCGATACCTTCAACAAAGTCAACGGAACCGAAAACATCTATGCCATCGGCGATACCTGCATACAGCTGAGTGACACCGATTTTCCCGGCGGTCATCCGCAGGTGGCGCAGGTAGCAATCCAGCAGGGTGTAAACTTAGCCGAAAATTTTAAACTAATGCTTCAAAACAAAGCCTTAAAACCATTCAAATACAACGACAAAGGTTCTATGGCAATCATTGGAAAAAACAAAGCGGTTGTCGATTTGCCCAAACCCAAAATGCATTTCAAAGGTTTTTTTGCCTGGATGATCTGGTTATTTGTCCACCTGATGTCCTTGATAACCTACCGCAACCGAATCAATACTTTCTACCATTGGATGATTGCATATTTTTCAAAAGATCAATCGTTGCGAATGATTATCAGACCTGAGAAGAGGGTAAAAGAGGAGGTGTAA
- a CDS encoding IS110 family transposase → MKEQNQILMEIVNPQAAGIDIGSRSHFVAIGQKEEHVREFGVYNEDLKAISDWLKGNGIQTVAMESTGTYWQALYAVLINDGFQVILCNGKFTKNIKGKKTDVQDCQWIQKLHSIGLLSGSFLPDLQTEQLRTYCRHRAGLIDVAADTSKKMQKYLRLLNLRLDIIVKDICGLTGLKMIEAICNGETDSQKLHLKILI, encoded by the coding sequence ATGAAAGAACAAAATCAAATTTTGATGGAGATTGTCAATCCTCAAGCAGCAGGAATAGACATCGGAAGCAGGAGTCATTTTGTAGCTATTGGTCAAAAAGAAGAACACGTAAGAGAGTTTGGTGTTTATAATGAAGACCTCAAAGCAATATCAGATTGGCTCAAAGGAAATGGCATCCAAACTGTAGCAATGGAAAGTACAGGCACTTATTGGCAAGCATTATATGCTGTTTTGATAAACGATGGTTTTCAAGTGATATTGTGCAATGGAAAATTTACCAAAAACATCAAAGGAAAGAAAACCGATGTACAAGACTGCCAATGGATACAAAAATTACATTCCATAGGCCTATTATCTGGAAGTTTTTTGCCAGATTTACAAACTGAACAACTCCGAACTTATTGCCGACACAGAGCCGGTTTAATTGATGTTGCTGCTGACACAAGCAAGAAAATGCAAAAATACCTTCGTTTACTCAACCTTCGTCTGGATATAATTGTTAAAGATATTTGTGGTTTGACAGGACTTAAGATGATAGAAGCCATTTGTAATGGCGAAACTGATTCTCAGAAATTACACCTAAAAATATTGATTTAA
- the tnpA gene encoding IS200/IS605 family transposase: MSEHIFKRHNKSLLLYHLVCPIKYRRNVLSEDVELSLVEVCRNISERYEIHFVEIGADENHVHFLIQSVPKISVEIIVRTVKSITAKELFRLHPEVKSKLWGGNFWTSGYYVNTVGQYGNENVIQKYIQNQGEEKTVYKSFNKNQLRLSFE, from the coding sequence ATGAGTGAACATATTTTCAAACGGCATAATAAAAGCTTGTTGCTTTATCATTTGGTTTGTCCGATAAAATATCGAAGAAATGTTTTATCGGAGGATGTAGAACTGAGTTTGGTAGAAGTTTGTAGAAATATTTCGGAACGATATGAAATTCATTTTGTTGAGATAGGAGCAGATGAAAATCATGTACATTTTTTGATACAAAGCGTGCCAAAGATTTCTGTTGAAATTATTGTCAGGACAGTAAAAAGTATTACAGCAAAAGAGCTCTTTCGTTTACATCCAGAAGTTAAAAGTAAGTTATGGGGAGGTAATTTTTGGACGAGTGGATATTATGTAAATACGGTTGGTCAGTATGGTAATGAGAATGTGATTCAGAAATACATTCAAAATCAAGGAGAAGAAAAGACTGTTTACAAATCGTTTAACAAAAATCAGCTACGGTTGTCTTTTGAGTAA
- a CDS encoding transposase, with protein MSEVGLEGIKKFGTAKQFASWLRLTPNNKISGGKVLSSRVPKGSNRLKIALRNAANAIGNLKESTPLRDFFHRINFRKGRVSAISATARKLGIIIWNMIVKNTSYYNPENYLYLDEKRKLAVQRRIQKQMEKHQFKVDDFNFVTI; from the coding sequence ATGAGCGAAGTGGGGTTAGAAGGGATTAAAAAATTCGGTACAGCCAAACAATTTGCAAGCTGGCTCAGACTTACTCCGAACAATAAAATAAGTGGCGGAAAAGTACTCAGTTCTCGCGTGCCAAAAGGGAGTAACCGCTTGAAAATAGCCCTGAGGAATGCTGCCAATGCCATCGGAAATTTAAAAGAATCAACACCTCTGAGAGACTTTTTTCATCGAATTAATTTTCGAAAAGGAAGAGTATCTGCCATAAGCGCAACAGCAAGAAAATTAGGTATAATCATTTGGAATATGATTGTAAAAAACACCTCCTACTATAATCCGGAAAATTACTTATATTTAGACGAAAAAAGAAAACTAGCGGTACAAAGAAGAATACAAAAACAAATGGAAAAACATCAATTCAAAGTCGATGATTTTAACTTTGTAACAATTTAG